The DNA sequence GAAGAACTACGCGAAGCAGAAATCATTTATTAAGCAGCTCTTATCGCTTTTGCATTCATTTTCGAGATGAGCGTCGATGTGTTCGGACGGCATCTGGATAAAAACACAGCTGCGGGTAATCACGGCCCTCCCGGTGTCGGATTTCAAATCACTGCGGACGGACATTACGTTCTACAGAATAAAAGACTGTGCAATGTCGCAGAACCTGTTGAGCAAAACAAtgctgtaactttgaaaatcttacgacgaaaattcaaCGTGCTGCAAAAACAAATCGACAATCTCGATCAAATAATCAAAGCTTTGGAGATCACGACGGGGAAAGCTTTGGATACCTTCTACGCAGATTTTAAAACAGGCAGAGACCTGTCGATTCGAAACGCTGAAATCATTTCCAAATTGGACACCAGACTAAGAGCATTGGAATATGAACGAGAAAAAGCTAACGCTGGTGACGGAACTGCATAAGCCTGCACGCCGGAATTACCCGCGTCGCCGTGTAGACGTGCGCGGCATCGACGAGACCTGGCAGGCGGATCTTGTTGATATGATGTCATACGCAGGACAAAACAAAGACTACAAGTATATGCTCACAGTCATTGATATCTTTTCAAAGTATGCGTGGGCTGTACCGATAAGGAGCAAGTCCGGGGATGATGTTACAAAGGCCATGGAATCTGTGCTAACTCAAGGACgtgtaccgaaaaaattacacgtggaTAGAGGAGCGGAATTCtacaactcaaaatttgaatctcttATGTCACGCTATGGAGTCAAACTCTACTCCACGTACAGTAATTTGAAGGCTTCGATCTGTGAACGGTTTAATCGTacgttgaaaagtaaaatgtgGAAACGGTTCAGTATGCAAGGAAGCTACAAGTGGCTCGACATCTTATCTGATTTAGTATCGGCTTACAACAACACGAAACACCGAACCATAAGAATGAAACCATCGGATGTCACCGTTGCGAACGAAAGGCTGGTATTACGTCAGTCGTACGGAGGGCTTCGAGCGAAACCTTCCAAACCGGCAAAGTTCGAATCAGCAAGTTCAAAAACGTCTTTGAGAAAGGTTACACTCCCAATtggacgactgaaatattcacaataagccAAGTAGAAAATACCAATCCTGTGACGTACAAGCTCAAAGACTATCAAGGTCAACCCATCGCTGGTGGTTTCTACGAACAGGAGCTCCTCAAGGTGGAACATCCGGACATCTATCTGGTGGAGAAGGTGcttcagaagcggggaaaaaaattatacgtcaaGTGGCTAGGTTTTGACAATACACACAATagttggataaatgaatctgatatgtaatattgaataaacgaaattattttccaagtatttgtctttatttttacatcttaGAGATACAATTCATACCGATGCTCAGTTTAACTGCCGGTCTCGTAGCCCCACGGCACCGTATCGGTTGTGTTTCGAAATAACTTACGCTTATCGTCGTTCCAGCTCAGTGctacttttttctgttcaatggTATAGACCTGATGCTTCTGACTCTGTATCAAACTCTGACGTTCGACTAAATTTTCGCGTTCTGAAGCACACTTCAAGTAATCATCGAAGGTTATAGTTTTTAACAGGGATCCTTTGACACCCTTGGCTCGTTTTTGATCCTTATCCTCCCCCATCACTCTGAATGAGTACAACTTCGCTCTCAAGCCAATGAATTCCGCCATTATTTTTCCGTTACACTCATCTTTCATCAAACCTAGAACTTTTTTGTTAACCAACGGCATTCCGTAGACGTTGTCAGGTGGATAATCAgaggtatcaaatttatcCAAGTCCTGTTTGATGCATTCGTAAATGTTGGGGACGGTGAAGTGATATATCAAACTATCCGTGTcagtgtacattaattttgccTGATGACCAAATTTCGTTTTAACATACttgtagtgaaaatcgtagataAAGGTCTTTGCAAGATCTAAAATGGAAAAACCTGCATACAATGGTTTGTTGAGTTTGACTGTCGTTTTACGCAATTCAACTATTATCATATCTTGATCAAAGATTGTACaactgtggaaatttggtttGGCTATAGTAGCTCTAGCACCGTATCTTCCATCCCATTTCGTGATCAGCCTGACATCTCTATACTTcctaacattttccattgtcttaccgaaaactgcgttgttcatcagtttatagaagtttttttcgaattcattgtttgattttttgcgtAAGTCTGTATTTAAATCTATGTACTTTTTGAGCCACGGTGTTTGTCTGAACTTTAGAACTCTATGAATTTTAGCTAGTTTTAAACCTAATTCTAAGCATTGTTTCAAGACGCGGTAATGAACAACGTAGTTTTGCTTGGAGAGTAGCGTGGTCATCAATTTCGGCTGCTTACTTTTTGAGATGGGAGGTATGCAGTGTTCCGGACACAGTGGTAAATCTTTATGCATTTCATGCAGTTCCTTGGGATATTCCAAATCTACCTCTAATAAGTAGCCAAACTCCGCTTCGTCTGTGATGGCAAAAACatcgaattgtctgaaatctaATATCCATTCGAAAGAACTGCATGGTAGAGCAAAGCTCATAGCCGCGCCGTACAAGTTGTTAACGTCGAAGTACATGAGATAAGACTCTTCGAGCGCTGGATTGAAAGCATCTCCCATGTATCTATTGTTAGCCTTTGCATATCGGTTAGAGCATTGGGACACACCACCTCGaatacctttttctataaacataagCATATCTATGTCAGTGAGAAGCTCAAGTTCGATACCGGTACATTTCAACATTGCGTCAAACGAAAGACCGGGTGCCGTGTGATAATGTAAAGGGTCCAGGTTGTACGTTGCATAACaattttgtcgaaagttttcaaaaacgtcaGCCAACAGAAAAACATCAGTTTGCAAATATAAGTCTGAATATTCCCCCAACGTTTTAAGGTTAAAAGCTTGCCAAACTTTACACGCGTGTGCGTAATCTTCATCTGAAATACCTTGattgttcaattttgaataaaatttttctttaggcGGTAACTTTACGTCCTCGAGCTTCTCCCAACTATCCATATACTCATACGGAAAAACACCTTTTCTGGTTAATAACTCGAATTTTTCAGAGCTAGTGCAAAATTTACGTGTAATTGCTTTTTgattatcattcaaatacattGCCAATTTTTCGAGGCTGCTGGGCATAAAACGGTACGAATCTATAAATCTCAACTGTACATTTGTTCCTTTAACGAATTTTGTGAACGAAAtatacttttctttgttcacGGGTAGAAGctgaatagtaccctgaaaagtTGTGGCCAAtgctttaatcaaaaaatgcgaATCGTAACCCGACAGATTGTGGAATATCACTGGGATAGTATGCGATTTTCGATAATTAAGATTACAGCTTTGATGCGCAGGACCACGGTACCTTCCTGTGAAATGACAGTGATCACGGTGTTTCACGGCTTCGCGCGTGAACGGCTTTTCACAAATATGACATACctttgataaattaaattcgttaatttgATTGAAGTTCAGCGACTCcatacgtacaatattttttaaatactttttttttaaggagtGTGCCAATTCCTCCAACTTGTTCACAAACCATTCGATGCAAGTCTTCCCGCGGTTAATTTTGAACTCTGAAATGGAATCGTTAAAGGTGCAATGCAGGTAATATGCTATACTGTAAGGAATATGATTTTGACAAATTGTTCTATTTTCTGACACTTGAATGTTAGTAGCTTGCAACAAGCATTCTAGATCCGCGTAAATACAGAACGGAACGGTTTCCTTgtgcttcaaatttttgaattttagaattttttcctcctctgtGGGTAATTCGACTTTGGTTTCGTTTAAATCTGTGCAATAAAGTTTATGctttgtcaaatatttttcagattggAAGTGCAACAAACATCTATCACATAACCAAGTACGACCATTACGGGTGGAAATTTGAGAACTAGTTAATCgagataaatttcgaatccaagcgaaatgaaaaattttgttttttttataattatccaTATcaacatcatcgtcatcgtctgtCATTTCGGTTTCCACTGCCAAGAGATGAATTACGGGTTTATCAGACTTATTCTGACTCAAGTGAATCGGtactatttcacttttttttccaccatctTGGTCTATACCAAAAACATTGATGGAAAGTccgttgagtttttcaaatttcgaaatagcATTTTTGTGTAAAGACATAGGAAAGTTTATACTGTCATACCGTAGCACCTCGCTGAAATGTGGATACGAGCTGATTTTGTTgggatttttgttttcagctGGGCGCAGAGCTGCGGTGACCGACCAAAGGAAACAATACGAGTCGTTATTTCGGATGTTTACCACAGCCTTCTTATCACTGATGTGTTTCGGCAACAGGGTGTAGGTATTAAGACCACCTCGAAGTGGTGTATACTTGTTGATGTTGACGGCaagattgataatttcaaGTAACGACCAGCCTGAATCCTTTTCCTGGAAATCTTCCACCTTTGTTAACAAACGGTTTGTTACATTTTCGATGAACCATTCCTTAATATCCGTTGTCAGGAGGatgatttcgtttctcgtATTAAAGAATTTGTTCTCTTCTACTGTGTGATCATCCTTCTTTACTTCGAATTTACAAGCCAGGATAGCGTTGACTTTTAGGCTCCTGGCTTTCTTCAAATCGTTTTTCAGTTTTGTCACAGCAAGTAACTTTGCGTCTTCTAGAAACCTCTCTACGTCTTTATGTTTCAAATTGGTGATGGATCCGGTTCGTATTCTTCCCTTGAAAGCAGACTCCAATTCTTCCCAGTGTACgtgatcgcttcgtctttgtttccgcGTACCGTCACCCGTTGTCCGaagacgtttgaatttttccgtcaGCGATTTCAAGAGTCCGATGTCtgtgataattttcattttctcaccCATCGTTGAAGCCTTTCGCAGAATTTTGTTTAGAAGCCGGATATTTTGCGTCCCAAATTTAATCCATTTCTGAATCTCCGTTGGCGATGATTTGTTCAACATTTTGTACGCAGATTCCATAATGTTGATTAATTTCGAACATTTCGCGGATTCCATCTTTCTTACTTCTCACGTGCTCTTGACAAGTTTAGACATGAATGATCGTTTGCTGTAATGGTAATCCTTTTTATAGAGCGAGCTATACGTGTGCCTATTGCGTGTGGTGTGGTGCGCTGTATGCTACGCGTGTCACGTGTCACGAACGAAAAATGTTCAGGCGTCGAGCGGGTTTTAATCGAACTGGTCGGACAAGTGCGCGGTGGAGTTCGACGTGGCGAGAGTCAAGCAACAACGCACCGGAAAGACGGTGTGTAATCAGAATTCGCCATCGCGCTGCAACGCGAGAATACATTTTCCCCAAGCTCGTTGGtatttccgaaaatttttaacactcTTCTCTTTAACAATTTACTACTAACTAGAAGAGTTGCACTTCTCTGTCATTCTACCCCGATTTTAAAATAATCACGAGGGAAAGAGTtatcaaataataatatattcttcagtcaacgagTAGGTGCATTTGGAAGTAATCGAGCTACATTtgggtggaagaaaaaaaatttggaacctTGAACTTCTTTGCCGAATTAAAAAGCTCTCCCGTTACTTGGCAATTTCGAAAACGTTTTGAAAACATCCTCTCGTCGTTCcatttttcagtaatttcaaaagtatatattgtatgtagAGTTTTAACGCATTATGGCGaaggaatatttttataaactcaAGATGGTAAAGTATGAACCTCCCTACAGGAGGAGAATTAGTCCAGaggtatgtgtataaaatCTCAGTGCACCGTGACTCTCGCCGACTCGCGGCTGCTCGTTGGTCTTCGTGGAGGATCGGTCGGCCGTTGCGCGGTGATACGGTTAGTACCACGGTGGCGTAGACAGCGCCGTTTTGCGGCTGGTAGTTTGGCCATTCGGTCAGTTCGTCGCCGGCAGTCCGTGGGTTCGGTAACTCTCCGGTCTGCCAAGTAGGTCCCACCTGTCCCTGAAAGAAACGCCGCATTAAAATCCGGTGGAAAGTGCGGTCGggatgtttttgaaaaattggaacGCCGATAACGGTTAAGCTTTAAACCGAAATCCCGTAACGATTGGTAAATATATTAACATCAGTGTTGAATCATCTCCTACTTACCCGAGGTGACGTGGTGAGAATGCGCCATTTTAACTCGCCCTTGAAAGAATTACTTACATTACTACCGATCTAGAAATTTGAGACCAATTTCTACACCCTAAAAGACGAAGCTCAACCTACCGCCCATCTTTCTACATTCGCAACCGTCGCCTGACCGGGAGGAACGCCGAAAAGAAATCTGCTGCGCCcaccaccgtttccggtggGACCAAAGTCGACGGACTTCacttcctccctccctcggTGGTCCGTTAATAATAATGGAGTTGAGCATTTAAAGTCACGTAAAATATATACCAAACTCAGTCGCCTGCTCGCCATGCGAAAGCACTAAAATCCCGGAGGCGAATCTCGGAGTGCATTAACGGGAGAATCGGCGATGACGAATCCAGGCGCAAACACGTGCAGGTAAAACTGAAACTACGCTGATCCTTTCTGCGAACCGTGTATCGTTAACCCAAGTCGCGAAAATCCAATCTAATCTGAAAGAAGAGCAAAAagtggatgaaaattgaacatCTCCGGTACTTCTCTCTCGTTTTTACCGAAGCAATTTAGATAGTCGAGGGATGAAATTTGAACCTTCTGCGGTATACATCTCAAGCGTTAACGCTATCCCGAACACACAGTTTTTCGATTCATCCCTTACGATGGAGAAACCTTCGACGTTTTCTCCGATAAATCAAAGCCTAGCCAGATCGTGTAACGTTTCTTCGCACACCGCGGAGAATTTGAAGTTTGCTGACCGAgtcgatttgaaaaacaattgccGGGGTCTCTGGGCAGATGTGGGGTACGAATCTTCGTTTCGCTTTTCTCCCTACTAAACTTTTCAAGGTTATGGTTTCCGCATCCCCTCCGAGATCCCAGGATAGGATGCTGTTAGCCTCGCGGCAGGTGTCACGAGGTCCACGCCGTCGTTGCGTGCTACCATTGTTACGTGTGCTGCTTCGTTATAACTCACATctagtatacgtatatacatatgttagAGACAGGCAACGATCTAGTCGGGTTACGTGCTaagtaattataattagtC is a window from the Diprion similis isolate iyDipSimi1 chromosome 6, iyDipSimi1.1, whole genome shotgun sequence genome containing:
- the LOC124406577 gene encoding uncharacterized protein LOC124406577, with the protein product MSYAGQNKDYKYMLTVIDIFSKYAWAVPIRSKSGDDVTKAMESVLTQGRVPKKLHVDRGAEFYNSKFESLMSRYGVKLYSTYSNLKASICERIGLQQHETPNHKNETIGCHRCERKAGITSVVRRASSETFQTGKVRISKFKNVFEKGYTPNWTTEIFTISQVENTNPVTYKLKDYQGQPIAGGFYEQELLKVEHPDIYLVEKVLQKRGKKLYVKWLGFDNTHNSWINESDM
- the LOC124406578 gene encoding uncharacterized protein LOC124406578, coding for MESAKCSKLINIMESAYKMLNKSSPTEIQKWIKFGTQNIRLLNKILRKASTMGEKMKIITDIGLLKSLTEKFKRLRTTGDGTRKQRRSDHVHWEELESAFKGRIRTGSITNLKHKDVERFLEDAKLLAVTKLKNDLKKARSLKVNAILACKFEVKKDDHTVEENKFFNTRNEIILLTTDIKEWFIENVTNRLLTKVEDFQEKDSGWSLLEIINLAVNINKYTPLRGGLNTYTLLPKHISDKKAVVNIRNNDSYCFLWSVTAALRPAENKNPNKISSYPHFSEVLRYDSINFPMSLHKNAISKFEKLNGLSINVFDLNETKVELPTEEEKILKFKNLKHKETVPFCIYADLECLLQATNIQVSENRTICQNHIPYSIAYYLHCTFNDSISEFKINRGKTCIEWFVNKLEELAHSLKKKYLKNIVRMESLNFNQINEFNLSKVCHICEKPFTREAVKHRDHCHFTGRYRGPAHQSCNLNYRKSHTIPVIFHNLSGYDSHFLIKALATTFQGTIQLLPVNKEKYISFTKFVKGTNVQLRFIDSYRFMPSSLEKLAMYLNDNQKAITRKFCTSSEKFELLTRKGVFPYEYMDSWEKLEDVKLPPKEKFYSKLNNQGISDEDYAHACKVWQAFNLKTLGEYSDLYLQTDVFLLADVFENFRQNCYATYNLDPLHYHTAPGLSFDAMLKCTGIELELLTDIDMLMFIEKGIRGGVSQCSNRYAKANNRYMGDAFNPALEESYLMYFDVNNLYGAAMSFALPCSSFEWILDFRQFDVFAITDEAEFGYLLEVDLEYPKELHEMHKDLPLCPEHCIPPISKSKQPKLMTTLLSKQNYVVHYRVLKQCLELGLKLAKIHRVLKFRQTPWLKKKYRDVRLITKWDGRYGARATIAKPNFHSCTIFDQDMIIVELRKTTVKLNKPLYAGFSILDLAKTFIYDFHYKYVKTKFGHQAKLMYTDTDSLIYHFTVPNIYECIKQDLDKFDTSDYPPDNVYGMPLVNKKVLGLMKDECNGKIMAEFIGLRAKLYSFRVMGEDKDQKRAKGVKGSLLKTITFDDYLKCASERENLVERQSLIQSQKHQVYTIEQKKVALSWNDDKRKLFRNTTDTVPWGYETGS